The proteins below are encoded in one region of Deltaproteobacteria bacterium:
- the ysxC gene encoding ribosome biogenesis GTP-binding protein YsxC translates to MGPGGRREGGSRRCVSPECGGVRAGVRAAPARPVAVIVLSAEFVKSAADARGWPPAGPPEFAFCGRSNVGKSSALNALAARKSLARVSRTPGRTRLINFFDLRVAEKTRSGGRGAEEHVVFADLPGYGFASGPRDERETWRPMIEEYLTRREPLRAFVVLIDGELGAQASDIEMVRWAETLGRTVVVAATKLDRLSRNRRGQQLDRVAGELAVPKVIGFSAREHFGVEELWEELLQEWTLPT, encoded by the coding sequence CTGGGTCCAGGTGGCCGCCGGGAAGGTGGCTCTCGGCGGTGCGTCTCACCGGAATGCGGAGGCGTTCGGGCGGGAGTTCGCGCAGCTCCGGCAAGACCTGTCGCTGTGATCGTGCTCTCCGCAGAGTTCGTCAAGTCCGCGGCGGATGCGCGGGGATGGCCGCCCGCCGGCCCCCCGGAATTCGCCTTCTGCGGGCGCAGCAACGTCGGCAAGTCGTCGGCGCTGAACGCGCTGGCCGCGCGCAAGTCGCTGGCGCGGGTCTCGCGGACGCCAGGCCGGACGCGGCTCATCAACTTCTTCGACCTGCGGGTCGCGGAGAAGACGCGCTCGGGTGGCCGCGGCGCGGAGGAGCACGTCGTGTTCGCTGATCTGCCGGGATACGGATTCGCCAGCGGGCCGCGAGATGAGCGCGAGACCTGGCGCCCGATGATCGAGGAGTACCTGACCCGGCGCGAGCCGCTCCGCGCCTTCGTCGTCCTGATCGACGGCGAGCTCGGAGCGCAAGCCAGCGACATCGAGATGGTTCGCTGGGCCGAGACCCTCGGTCGCACCGTGGTCGTCGCGGCCACCAAGCTCGACCGGCTCTCGCGAAACCGACGCGGACAGCAGCTGGATCGGGTCGCCGGGGAGCTCGCGGTGCCGAAGGTAATCGGCTTCTCTGCCCGCGAGCACTTCGGCGTGGAGGAGCTCTGGGAAGAGCTCCTCCAGGAGTGGACTCTCCCTACGTGA
- a CDS encoding cytochrome c biogenesis protein ResB, whose protein sequence is MSSAAELVPAGPAANAVSEVAQLPPLTEEQSHFVVEKVWRFFCSLRLTLANLLLLFLAMIAGTFVNPQNDSLANIEHALAGRIWTLRGYRWFELYDLFHSWWFTALLLSLALNLVACSLERLPRIWYLVRYPERRLDHVVGLRFKVPAAASELSADAVADTLRKRRYRVQVQDGFVFAERGRYARFGVWVVHLSLLLILGGGVFGRLSAFEGTAQVPQNGGIISGFVQRNPDGTEFKHRLVDAGTGRPFLVQCNDFRLKEFEPGRPKAFESDLVAFEDLGSREPGRELARATITVNHPLRYGGLTFYQASYAQLGDGQRAKISLRDRASRTTREMMVSADEVIEAAEGLTYRLVEYSQDFAGLGPAVQVVRTEDGRRSSFWVFARDSGFDARNRADRFSFSFERLAPLYATGLQIARDPSTPVVYAGCFLLFAGIGIAFYTSHKRVWVQVAAGKVALGGASHRNAEAFGREFAQLRQDLSL, encoded by the coding sequence GTGAGCTCCGCAGCAGAGCTGGTGCCGGCGGGCCCGGCGGCGAACGCCGTCAGCGAAGTCGCCCAGCTCCCCCCTCTCACCGAGGAGCAGAGCCACTTCGTCGTCGAGAAGGTCTGGCGGTTCTTCTGCTCGCTGCGGCTGACGCTCGCGAACCTCTTGCTCCTCTTCCTCGCCATGATCGCGGGGACCTTCGTCAATCCCCAGAACGACTCGCTCGCGAACATCGAGCACGCGCTCGCCGGGCGCATCTGGACGCTTCGCGGGTACCGCTGGTTCGAGCTGTACGACCTGTTCCACTCCTGGTGGTTCACCGCCCTCCTCCTCTCGCTGGCGCTGAACCTCGTCGCCTGCTCACTCGAGCGGTTGCCCCGCATCTGGTATCTCGTGCGCTACCCGGAGCGGCGGCTCGACCACGTGGTCGGGCTGCGGTTCAAGGTGCCCGCCGCTGCGAGTGAGCTCTCCGCCGACGCGGTCGCGGACACCTTGCGGAAGCGGCGGTACCGGGTCCAGGTGCAGGACGGATTCGTCTTCGCCGAGCGCGGGCGGTATGCGCGCTTCGGCGTCTGGGTCGTCCATCTCTCGCTGCTGCTGATCCTCGGCGGCGGCGTCTTCGGCCGTCTCAGCGCCTTCGAAGGCACGGCGCAGGTTCCGCAGAACGGCGGGATCATCTCCGGCTTCGTGCAGCGCAATCCGGACGGCACCGAATTCAAGCACCGCCTGGTGGACGCCGGAACGGGGCGGCCGTTCCTCGTGCAGTGCAACGACTTCCGCCTGAAGGAGTTCGAGCCCGGGCGGCCCAAGGCGTTCGAATCCGATCTGGTGGCCTTCGAGGACCTCGGGTCGCGCGAGCCCGGCCGTGAGCTGGCGCGGGCCACCATCACGGTCAACCACCCCCTGCGTTACGGCGGCCTCACCTTCTACCAGGCGAGCTACGCCCAGCTCGGGGATGGCCAGCGAGCGAAGATCAGTCTCCGCGACCGCGCCAGCCGGACGACCCGCGAGATGATGGTCTCGGCGGACGAAGTGATCGAAGCGGCGGAGGGGCTGACGTATCGGCTCGTGGAGTACAGCCAGGACTTTGCCGGTCTCGGCCCGGCGGTGCAGGTGGTGCGCACGGAGGACGGCAGGCGATCGAGCTTCTGGGTGTTCGCGCGGGATTCCGGGTTCGATGCCCGGAACCGCGCCGACCGCTTCTCGTTCTCGTTCGAGCGGCTGGCGCCCCTCTACGCGACGGGGTTGCAGATCGCGCGCGATCCTTCCACGCCGGTGGTTTACGCCGGCTGCTTCCTGCTCTTCGCGGGAATCGGCATCGCCTTCTACACCTCGCACAAGCGGGTCTGGGTCCAGGTGGCCGCCGGGAAGGTGGCTCTCGGCGGTGCGTCTCACCGGAATGCGGAGGCGTTCGGGCGGGAGTTCGCGCAGCTCCGGCAAGACCTGTCGCTGTGA
- a CDS encoding dephospho-CoA kinase translates to MRIWGLTGNIGSGKSTVARMLAAGGIPVIDADLVAREVVEPGKPALRDIAARFPGMLRRDGSLDRKALAALVFADAGERAALNAIIHPRIAEEVANRMAALTQAGERVAVYEAALIVENGLQRDLDGLILVTAPPEAQIERMLLRDGTSESEARARIASQLSAEEKARHATVVIDNSGSEADLSAQVQRLIARLRQEA, encoded by the coding sequence GTGCGGATCTGGGGATTAACCGGCAACATCGGCTCCGGCAAGAGCACGGTGGCGAGGATGCTCGCGGCGGGCGGGATCCCCGTGATCGACGCCGACCTCGTCGCGCGCGAGGTGGTGGAGCCCGGCAAGCCGGCGCTGCGCGACATCGCCGCGCGCTTTCCCGGAATGCTCCGCCGCGACGGCTCGCTCGATCGCAAGGCGCTCGCCGCGCTCGTCTTCGCGGACGCCGGCGAGCGGGCCGCGCTGAACGCCATCATCCACCCACGGATCGCCGAGGAGGTGGCCAACCGCATGGCGGCGCTCACCCAGGCGGGGGAGCGCGTAGCGGTGTACGAAGCGGCGCTGATCGTGGAGAACGGGCTGCAGCGGGACCTCGACGGGCTCATCCTCGTCACGGCTCCACCGGAAGCGCAGATCGAGCGCATGCTCCTGCGCGACGGCACGAGCGAGAGCGAGGCGCGCGCGCGGATCGCCTCGCAGCTTTCCGCCGAGGAGAAGGCGCGCCACGCCACGGTCGTCATCGACAACTCCGGATCCGAGGCCGATCTCTCCGCGCAGGTGCAACGACTGATCGCGCGGCTGCGGCAGGAGGCCTGA
- a CDS encoding NAD-dependent epimerase/dehydratase family protein translates to MVLVTGFPKLLARRVAGALASRGPVVLLVPEEHAEPAADFAATLPDARVLTGDVASMHLGLSTAEYRDLSADCSEIVHVADSSNVGADKPALERENVEGTRTVLELAQDCRGLRRFTHFSTVFVSGDRVGVIAEDELSAGQSFRSFYEQSKFEAELLVRRAMGQLPCTVLRPAFIVGDSRTGEIDRFDGPYIVAGLLLSTRLQVPLPLPGDGVAPLNVVPIDFVAAAAAAIHHDPRAVGRTFQIVDPNPSSSRRVYERVAEREGKKLPRLSLGYKLTDTLLKLPGLERLTREQRMAFATVNHLSFYSSRNTLEILDGTGISCPPIEGYLDKLIEYAQKARNKGT, encoded by the coding sequence ATGGTCCTCGTCACCGGCTTTCCCAAGCTGCTCGCGCGCCGCGTGGCCGGCGCCCTGGCCTCGCGCGGTCCGGTGGTGCTCCTCGTACCGGAGGAGCACGCGGAGCCGGCGGCGGACTTCGCGGCCACCCTGCCGGACGCACGCGTGCTCACCGGTGACGTCGCTTCCATGCATCTCGGGCTTTCGACGGCCGAGTACCGCGACCTCTCCGCGGACTGCTCCGAGATCGTGCACGTCGCAGACTCGAGCAACGTGGGCGCGGACAAGCCGGCCCTGGAGCGGGAGAACGTCGAGGGCACCCGGACCGTGCTCGAGCTCGCGCAAGACTGCCGCGGGCTGCGCCGCTTCACGCACTTCTCCACCGTGTTCGTGAGCGGGGACCGCGTCGGGGTCATCGCCGAGGACGAGCTCTCCGCCGGGCAGTCGTTCCGCAGCTTCTACGAGCAGAGCAAATTCGAGGCCGAGCTGCTGGTGCGGCGGGCGATGGGCCAGCTCCCCTGCACCGTGCTGCGCCCGGCGTTCATCGTCGGCGATTCGCGGACCGGGGAAATCGATCGCTTCGACGGCCCCTACATCGTCGCCGGCCTGCTGCTCTCCACCCGGCTGCAGGTGCCGCTGCCCCTGCCCGGCGACGGAGTGGCGCCGCTGAACGTGGTTCCCATCGACTTCGTCGCCGCCGCCGCGGCCGCCATCCACCACGATCCCCGCGCAGTGGGCCGCACGTTCCAGATCGTCGATCCGAATCCCTCCAGCTCCCGCCGCGTCTACGAGCGGGTGGCCGAACGCGAAGGCAAGAAGCTGCCGAGGCTCTCGCTCGGATACAAGCTCACCGACACGCTGCTGAAGCTGCCCGGCCTGGAGCGGCTGACCCGCGAGCAGCGCATGGCCTTTGCGACCGTCAACCACCTCAGCTTCTACTCGAGCCGGAACACGCTGGAGATCCTCGACGGAACCGGGATCTCCTGCCCGCCGATCGAAGGTTACCTGGACAAGCTGATCGAATACGCGCAGAAGGCGCGCAACAAGGGGACCTGA
- a CDS encoding sulfur transferase: protein MFFAILLLSAADVFTATLADASAKTPEISTQELREILASKSATVLDSRPRAEYAVSHIPGALNVAAKPGMAASAYVSDVAEVGRLLQDRKQTPLVLYCNGPFCGKSKRLSEELAAAGYTSVRRYQLGIPVWRALGGVTQIEADAIERVMREDRTAVFIDVRSADEFARGSVQGARNIPRALVLQGKDVGELKKAKDDNRLPNTDHNTRIVVFGSSGDDARFVGEQIAREAFHNVAYFAGTLRDLQEAR from the coding sequence ATGTTTTTCGCCATCCTGTTGCTCTCCGCGGCCGACGTCTTCACCGCCACCCTCGCCGACGCTTCGGCGAAGACGCCGGAGATTTCCACGCAGGAGCTGCGGGAGATCCTCGCCAGCAAGAGCGCCACCGTCCTCGACTCGCGACCGCGGGCGGAGTACGCGGTCAGTCACATTCCCGGCGCCTTGAACGTCGCCGCCAAGCCCGGAATGGCGGCGTCCGCATACGTCTCCGACGTGGCGGAAGTGGGCCGGCTGCTGCAGGACCGCAAGCAAACGCCCCTGGTCCTCTATTGCAACGGCCCGTTCTGCGGGAAGAGCAAGCGCCTGAGCGAGGAGCTCGCGGCAGCGGGATACACGAGCGTCCGCCGTTACCAGCTCGGTATCCCCGTCTGGCGCGCGCTGGGCGGCGTCACGCAGATCGAGGCGGATGCCATCGAGCGGGTGATGCGCGAGGACCGCACGGCCGTATTCATCGACGTCCGCTCCGCCGACGAGTTCGCCCGCGGATCCGTCCAGGGAGCGAGGAACATTCCCCGCGCGCTGGTGCTGCAGGGCAAGGACGTGGGCGAGCTGAAGAAGGCCAAGGACGACAACCGCCTGCCCAACACCGACCACAATACCCGCATCGTCGTCTTCGGCTCTTCGGGCGACGACGCCCGCTTCGTCGGGGAACAGATCGCTCGCGAGGCGTTCCACAACGTCGCGTACTTCGCCGGAACGCTCCGCGACCTGCAGGAGGCGCGATGA
- a CDS encoding acetylornithine transaminase: protein MTNQDLVQRAQSVLFQNYRTQPIALVRGEGCWVFDADGKRYLDFIGGIATVSVGHANPRVREALMEQAKLLWHASNLYVTEPQIRLAEKLTAQTKTLKRAFFCNSGTEANEAMIKLARHFHVVNGHPERIEILCFHNSFHGRTLGSLAATGQHKYQQGFGPLPEGFRFLEYGNVAELEAAISEKTCAVMLEAIQGEAGVLPPPRGYLGKVRELCTKHGALMILDEVQTGMGRTGAYFAHQHERVEPDAMTLAKGIAGGVPLGALLAREDVAKVFTPGTHASTFGGNPLATAAASAVMDLLAEGLLERVQRAGERLSRRLGAIGGRTSGERGAGLLRALLLGEDLAPKVVAKARELGLLVNAVGDRVVRLAPPLTVSDEEIDRASELLAEAVVKA from the coding sequence ATGACCAACCAGGACCTCGTGCAGCGCGCCCAGTCCGTGCTCTTCCAGAACTACCGGACGCAGCCCATCGCCCTGGTTCGTGGCGAGGGGTGCTGGGTGTTCGACGCGGACGGCAAGCGGTATCTCGATTTCATCGGCGGCATCGCCACCGTCAGCGTCGGACACGCCAATCCCCGCGTACGCGAGGCGTTGATGGAGCAGGCGAAGCTCCTCTGGCACGCGTCGAATCTGTACGTGACCGAGCCGCAGATCCGGCTGGCGGAGAAGCTGACCGCGCAGACCAAGACGCTGAAGCGCGCCTTCTTCTGCAACAGCGGCACAGAGGCGAACGAGGCGATGATCAAGCTGGCCCGCCACTTCCATGTGGTGAACGGACATCCGGAGCGGATCGAGATCCTGTGCTTCCACAACTCCTTCCACGGTCGTACGCTCGGATCTCTCGCCGCCACCGGCCAGCACAAGTACCAGCAGGGGTTCGGGCCCCTGCCCGAGGGCTTCCGCTTCCTCGAGTACGGGAACGTCGCCGAGCTCGAGGCCGCCATCTCGGAGAAGACGTGCGCCGTCATGCTCGAGGCCATCCAGGGCGAGGCGGGAGTGCTGCCGCCGCCGCGGGGGTATCTCGGCAAGGTGCGCGAGCTGTGCACGAAGCACGGCGCCCTGATGATCCTCGACGAAGTGCAGACCGGGATGGGACGCACCGGCGCGTACTTCGCCCATCAGCACGAGCGCGTCGAGCCGGATGCGATGACCCTCGCCAAGGGCATCGCCGGGGGAGTCCCCCTCGGCGCGCTGCTCGCCCGCGAGGATGTGGCGAAGGTCTTCACGCCGGGCACGCACGCCAGCACCTTCGGCGGCAATCCCCTCGCCACCGCCGCGGCCAGCGCGGTGATGGATCTGCTCGCGGAAGGTCTCCTCGAGCGGGTGCAGCGCGCCGGCGAGCGACTGTCGCGCAGGCTTGGGGCCATCGGCGGGCGTACCAGCGGGGAGCGCGGCGCGGGTCTACTGCGCGCGCTTCTCCTCGGAGAAGATCTGGCGCCGAAGGTGGTCGCGAAAGCGCGCGAGCTCGGGCTGCTCGTGAACGCTGTGGGGGATCGGGTGGTGCGCCTCGCACCTCCGCTCACAGTGTCCGACGAGGAGATCGACCGTGCGTCAGAGTTGCTCGCAGAGGCTGTCGTCAAGGCGTAG
- a CDS encoding tetratricopeptide repeat protein, with protein MQNELQQLEARGDRLTHYELLGVGADADGGTVRRAYLEKSKRFHPDAWYRKETGKFGPLLSKWFQRLSAAYQVLSDEEMRAGYDRDHRAELSQTDRVAVERRELSVAEEERRARERRERLLRTKGFARIGAARKLYEEALESVLNGERTQAIFALKAARELDPKRHEISAKLVELEREQAKARANSALASAKEREEKRRFPEAIAAYSAAFQNDPASFAAAVGAARCAMETGDARAATIWASRAVELNPDDGSARWLLSRLFVSAGMKARARTELAALLNKNPDHKEAKALLRTL; from the coding sequence ATGCAGAACGAGCTGCAGCAGCTGGAGGCGCGCGGGGATCGGCTGACGCACTACGAGCTGCTTGGCGTCGGTGCCGACGCCGACGGTGGTACGGTCCGCCGCGCGTACCTCGAGAAGTCGAAGCGCTTCCACCCCGACGCCTGGTACCGCAAGGAGACCGGCAAGTTCGGGCCACTCCTCTCGAAATGGTTCCAGCGTCTCTCGGCCGCTTACCAGGTGCTGTCCGACGAGGAGATGCGCGCGGGATACGACCGCGACCATCGGGCGGAGCTTTCGCAGACCGACCGCGTGGCGGTGGAGCGCCGGGAGCTCTCCGTCGCCGAAGAGGAACGCCGCGCACGCGAGCGCCGCGAGCGCCTGCTGCGGACCAAGGGATTCGCCCGCATCGGCGCGGCGCGCAAGCTCTACGAGGAGGCGCTGGAGTCAGTGCTCAACGGCGAGCGCACGCAGGCCATCTTCGCTCTCAAGGCCGCGCGCGAGCTCGATCCGAAGCGGCACGAGATCTCCGCCAAGCTGGTCGAGCTGGAGCGGGAGCAGGCCAAAGCCCGGGCCAATTCGGCGCTCGCGTCCGCCAAGGAACGCGAAGAGAAGCGCCGTTTCCCCGAGGCGATCGCCGCCTATTCGGCCGCCTTCCAGAACGATCCCGCGAGCTTCGCTGCCGCCGTGGGCGCTGCCCGCTGCGCGATGGAAACGGGCGACGCCCGGGCCGCCACCATCTGGGCGTCCCGCGCGGTGGAGTTGAATCCCGACGACGGCAGCGCCCGCTGGCTGCTCTCGCGGCTGTTCGTGTCGGCGGGCATGAAGGCGCGAGCGCGGACCGAGCTGGCCGCGCTTCTCAACAAGAACCCCGATCACAAGGAGGCCAAGGCGCTCCTCCGGACGCTGTAG
- the dnaK gene encoding molecular chaperone DnaK, translating to MTLGELVIGIDLGTTNSVCATVQGGTPTVISNRSGYRLTPSVVALARNGKRLVGSLARRQAVTNAERTVVAVKRLMGRRWSAKMTQEAIQRMPYSVVAGPHDDVRITLGEQQYSPPEISAMVLTELRLDAEAFFNAPVSKAVITCPAYFNDSQRNATKDAGRIAGLEVIRIINEPTSAALAYGFGKAQAERQVAVFDLGGGTFDFSVLHMFKGVFEVEATGGDSLLGGEDFDNRIIDFLAEPFAQKHGIDLRKDKMALQRLRDAAEKAKCELSSLKQVEINLPFISATQQSGPLHLQATLSRDQLEEMTAGLVQRCMKVCEQVLGEAKVHAGQLGDVLLVGGQTRMPKIQEEVKRLFGRDPAKNVNPDEAVALGAAIQGAMLLHDEQEMLLLDVTPHSLGIAIAGGFFQKIISKNTTVPTSAHHVFTTVKDDQTSAKITVLQGENEAAIDNELLGEFMLTGLRAAKRGAVDIDVIFDISADGIVSVSAIDMQTGTRQSITVTASSGLTEDEIRKATQSNEDWMLAQKEDPEFQDHKTRAEELFREFEALWPRLTRAAQNGLGQEPLQRAQAALSVARLQLAQRESEALAGSLDRLERMLEALKGALARSTGGR from the coding sequence ATCACTTTGGGCGAGCTGGTCATCGGCATCGATCTCGGCACCACCAACTCCGTCTGCGCCACGGTGCAGGGCGGCACTCCGACCGTCATTTCCAACCGCAGCGGCTACCGGCTCACCCCCTCCGTGGTGGCGCTGGCGCGCAACGGGAAACGGCTCGTCGGATCGCTCGCCCGACGCCAGGCGGTCACCAACGCCGAACGCACGGTGGTCGCAGTGAAGCGGCTGATGGGCCGCCGCTGGTCCGCGAAAATGACGCAGGAAGCCATCCAGCGCATGCCCTACTCGGTGGTGGCGGGCCCGCACGACGACGTGCGCATCACGCTCGGCGAGCAGCAGTACTCGCCGCCGGAGATCTCCGCGATGGTCCTCACCGAGTTGCGCCTCGACGCCGAGGCGTTCTTCAACGCGCCGGTGAGCAAGGCGGTCATCACCTGCCCTGCCTACTTCAACGACTCGCAGCGCAACGCCACCAAGGACGCCGGGCGCATCGCCGGCCTGGAAGTGATCCGGATCATCAACGAGCCCACCTCCGCGGCGCTCGCCTACGGATTCGGGAAGGCGCAGGCGGAGCGGCAGGTCGCGGTCTTCGATCTGGGCGGCGGCACGTTCGACTTCAGCGTGCTGCACATGTTCAAGGGCGTGTTCGAAGTCGAGGCGACCGGCGGCGACTCGCTGCTCGGCGGCGAGGACTTCGACAACCGGATCATCGACTTCCTCGCCGAGCCGTTTGCCCAGAAGCACGGCATCGATCTGCGCAAGGACAAGATGGCGCTGCAGCGCCTGCGCGACGCGGCGGAGAAGGCGAAGTGCGAGCTCAGCTCGCTCAAGCAGGTGGAGATCAACCTGCCCTTCATCTCCGCCACGCAGCAGTCCGGACCGCTGCACCTGCAGGCTACGCTCTCCCGCGACCAGCTGGAGGAGATGACGGCCGGGCTGGTGCAGCGCTGCATGAAGGTCTGCGAGCAGGTGCTCGGGGAAGCCAAGGTGCACGCCGGCCAGCTCGGCGACGTGCTGCTGGTGGGCGGGCAGACGCGGATGCCGAAGATCCAGGAAGAAGTGAAGCGCCTCTTCGGCAGGGATCCCGCGAAGAACGTCAACCCGGACGAGGCGGTCGCCCTCGGCGCGGCCATCCAGGGAGCGATGCTGCTGCACGACGAGCAGGAGATGCTGCTCCTGGACGTGACGCCGCACAGCCTGGGCATCGCCATCGCCGGCGGCTTCTTCCAGAAGATCATCTCCAAGAACACCACGGTGCCGACCAGCGCGCACCACGTCTTCACCACCGTGAAGGACGATCAGACCTCCGCGAAGATCACCGTGTTGCAGGGCGAGAACGAAGCGGCGATCGACAACGAGCTGCTCGGCGAGTTCATGCTCACCGGCCTGCGGGCTGCGAAGCGAGGAGCGGTCGACATCGACGTCATCTTCGACATCAGCGCGGACGGCATCGTCTCGGTTTCCGCCATCGACATGCAGACGGGGACGCGCCAGAGCATCACCGTCACCGCTTCTTCGGGCCTGACCGAGGACGAGATCCGGAAGGCGACCCAGTCCAACGAGGACTGGATGCTTGCCCAGAAGGAGGACCCCGAGTTCCAGGACCACAAGACGCGGGCGGAGGAGCTGTTCCGCGAGTTCGAGGCGCTCTGGCCCCGCCTCACGCGGGCGGCCCAGAACGGCCTCGGTCAGGAGCCTCTGCAGCGCGCACAGGCGGCGCTCTCCGTGGCGCGCCTGCAGCTTGCGCAGCGCGAGAGCGAGGCACTGGCGGGTTCTCTGGACCGCCTCGAGCGCATGCTGGAAGCGCTCAAGGGCGCGCTCGCGCGCAGCACTGGAGGTCGCTAG
- the hslU gene encoding ATP-dependent protease ATPase subunit HslU: MTAGKDLTPREIVAELDRYIVGQDAAKRAVAIALRNRWRRFRLTPELRDEVMPKNIILVGPTGVGKTEIARRLARLAGAPFVKVEASKFTEVGYVGKDVDSMIRDLVEAGVALVREERQREVQPRAEEMAEERLLDLLLPGSRDSTREKLRGMLRAGGLDDRSVEVDVQERAAPTMQIFGSQGMEEMGLNLQEMLGNLPFGKKSKKRKLSVPEARRVLAQDEGEKLVDKDSLAREALERVQSNGIVFIDEIDKVALPSGQAHGPDVSRGGVQRDLLPIVEGSTVNTKYGPVKTDHVLFIAAGAFHLAKVSDLLPELQGRFPIRVELEALSQADLVRILAEPRNALTRQYTALLGAEGVELVFDASGIEELARVAQDMNTRTQNIGARRLHTVLEKVLEDVSFAAPDFAGKSVRVDASYVRDKLDRVLKDEDLSRYIL; this comes from the coding sequence ATGACCGCCGGAAAAGATCTGACGCCGCGCGAGATCGTCGCGGAGCTGGACCGCTACATCGTCGGGCAGGACGCCGCGAAGCGCGCCGTGGCCATCGCGCTGCGCAACCGGTGGCGGCGGTTCCGGCTTACCCCCGAGCTGCGCGACGAGGTGATGCCGAAGAACATCATCCTGGTGGGCCCGACGGGCGTGGGCAAGACGGAGATCGCGCGCCGGCTGGCGCGGCTCGCGGGCGCGCCTTTCGTCAAGGTGGAGGCGTCGAAGTTCACCGAGGTCGGCTACGTCGGAAAAGACGTCGACTCGATGATCCGCGACCTCGTCGAGGCCGGCGTGGCGCTCGTGCGCGAGGAGCGGCAGCGCGAGGTCCAGCCGCGGGCGGAGGAGATGGCCGAGGAGAGGCTGCTTGATCTGCTCCTGCCGGGGTCGCGCGACTCCACCCGCGAGAAGCTGCGCGGGATGCTCCGCGCCGGCGGCCTGGACGACCGCTCCGTGGAAGTGGACGTGCAGGAGCGCGCCGCTCCCACCATGCAGATCTTCGGCTCGCAGGGGATGGAGGAGATGGGCCTCAATCTCCAGGAGATGCTGGGAAACCTTCCCTTCGGAAAGAAGAGCAAGAAGCGAAAGCTCTCCGTCCCCGAGGCGCGGCGCGTGCTCGCGCAGGACGAGGGGGAGAAGCTCGTCGACAAGGACAGCCTGGCGCGCGAGGCGCTGGAACGGGTGCAGTCGAACGGGATCGTGTTCATCGACGAGATCGACAAGGTGGCGCTGCCCTCGGGGCAGGCGCACGGGCCCGACGTCTCCCGGGGCGGCGTCCAGCGCGATCTGCTGCCCATCGTCGAAGGGAGCACGGTGAACACGAAATACGGCCCGGTCAAGACCGACCACGTGCTGTTCATTGCCGCCGGCGCCTTCCACCTGGCGAAGGTGAGCGATCTGTTGCCGGAGCTGCAGGGGCGCTTTCCCATCCGCGTCGAGCTGGAGGCGCTCTCGCAGGCGGACCTGGTGCGCATCCTGGCGGAGCCGCGCAACGCGCTCACGCGACAGTACACGGCGCTGCTCGGCGCGGAAGGAGTCGAGCTGGTCTTCGACGCGAGCGGCATCGAGGAGCTGGCCCGCGTCGCCCAGGACATGAACACGCGGACGCAGAACATCGGCGCCCGCCGGCTCCACACCGTGCTGGAGAAGGTCCTCGAGGACGTCTCGTTTGCCGCGCCGGACTTCGCCGGGAAATCGGTCCGCGTCGACGCGTCCTACGTCCGCGACAAGCTCGACCGCGTCCTCAAGGACGAAGACCTTTCGCGATACATCCTCTGA
- the hslV gene encoding ATP-dependent protease subunit HslV, translating into MKIRSTTVVCVRKDGKVALGADGQVTLDKTVMKHGARKLRRLGDGSVLAGFAGATADAFTLFDRFEGKLKDFNKNLARAAVELAKDWRTDRFLRRLEALLVVADKERTLILSGTGDVVEPDDGVAAIGSGGPFAQAAAVALLAHSQLGARQVVEESLRIAGRICIYTNDQISIEEL; encoded by the coding sequence ATGAAGATCCGGTCGACGACGGTCGTTTGCGTGCGCAAGGACGGGAAGGTTGCCCTCGGCGCGGACGGGCAGGTCACGCTCGACAAGACGGTGATGAAGCACGGCGCGAGGAAGCTGCGGCGGCTCGGCGACGGGTCGGTGCTGGCGGGCTTCGCAGGCGCCACAGCCGACGCCTTCACCCTGTTCGACCGCTTCGAGGGAAAGCTGAAGGATTTCAACAAGAACCTCGCGCGGGCAGCGGTCGAGCTCGCCAAGGACTGGCGCACCGATCGGTTCCTGCGGCGGCTCGAGGCGCTGCTGGTGGTCGCCGACAAGGAGCGCACCCTGATCCTGTCGGGCACCGGAGACGTGGTGGAGCCCGACGACGGCGTCGCCGCCATCGGCAGCGGCGGTCCTTTCGCGCAAGCGGCCGCCGTGGCGCTCCTGGCTCATTCGCAGCTCGGCGCGCGCCAGGTCGTCGAGGAGTCGCTGCGCATCGCCGGGCGCATCTGCATCTACACCAACGATCAGATCTCCATCGAGGAACTGTGA